GCCCCCAAACTGGGCTATCTGGCTTTTATCTTGATGTTAGGTGGAGCCATTTTAGTTGATGTCATGGTGCTTCAAGGAAAAGCCGATGTTTTGTTCACTTCATATGTTCCCCTAAGAGCCGATCCTCTCTATTATTTGGGAATCATCATTTTTGCCGTGGGGGCTCTGATCGTCTCCTTCCATTTCTTTGGAGCCATTATCATCGCCAAGAAAGAAAAAACCTACGAAGGCTCCGTTCCTCTTGTTACTTTTGGGGCTCTTACTGCCGCGATTATTGCCGTGATCACCCTGGTACATGGGGCCATGATCTACATCCCCACTTTCCTTTGGTCCCTGGGTTTGATGAATGTGGATCCGCAAATTTACCGCATGGTGTGGTGGGCGCTGGGGCACTCATCTCAACAAATCAATGTGGCGGCCATGGTCTCGGTTTGGTACCTCCTGGGAGGCCTTACCGTGGGCGCTGTGGTTCTCAATGAAAAAATAAGCCGCGGCGCTTTCTTTTTATATATTCTTTTTATCTCGATGGCCTCGGCCCACCATCTTTTGGTGGATCCCGGTGTGGGGCCTGCATGGAAAGTGTGGAACACCAGCTACGCCATGTATTTAGCGGTTCTGGCCAGCATGATCCATGGTTTTACCGTCCCTGCCGGCATCGAAATGGGGCAACGTTTAAGGGGTTTTACAAAGGGAAAACTGGAATGGATTAAAAAAGCCCCCTGGGGAGATCCTGCTTTTGCCTCGCTGGTTCTTTCAATCATCATTTTTGGATTCATGGGAGGGATTACAGGGGTTATTATCGGGACAGAACAAATCAACATCATCGTTCACAATACCTTGCGCGTTCCCGGACATTTTCACTCCACCGTCGTTGGAGGCACAGCCTTCGCCTTTATGGGGCTTACCTATTATGTCATTCCCCTCATCTTCAGGAAAAAAATCTCCTTCTGGAAACTGGCCAAAATCCAGCCCTATTTGTTTGGCGGGGGTATCGTTCTTTTTGCCCTTAGCATGAGCACACTGGGAATCTTTGGTGTCCCGCGTAGGCACTGGGATATCACCTTCTCGCAGGCCCCCTTCCAAGTGGAATTCAACCCGGTGGTCAATTTGTTGCAAGCCAGCATGGGCTTGGGTGGACTTTTGGCAGCCACGGGGGTTCTTTCATTTATTTTGATTGCTGTTGTCTCCGTTTTCTTTGGCAAAACAATTCAGGAAAGTGATTTGAAAAACCCGCTCACCGTCGGCTTGCCCCAAGGCATTCTGGCTCTTCCCAAACAAGTTCATGGGAAAGGCGAGTCTGAAGAAGCCCACAAAGTGGGAGCCCCGGCCACCATGATTTTTGTAGGCATTTTCCTTGCTGTTTTCGTCCTTTACTATTTCGTGAACTGGAAGATGCTCTCGGCTGTCTGGAAAATTGGTTAAGAGAAAATGTTTTTAAAAACAAAAGAGCCCTATCAATTATTTTTTCCCTTGGGATTTTTATGGGGATTTATGGGGATTGGTTTATGGATCTTGTTCTTCTTTAAGTTTCTTTCGTTCTACCCACGCACTTTCCATGCCGAAATCATGATGGGAGGGTTTTATCTTACTTTTGCCACCGGCTTTTTAATGACCGCCATTCCACGGATGACGGGCACAAACCTTGCTTCCAGCACTGAAAAAATAACGGCCTTCATCATTGTCGTTGCTGCTTTCCTGGTAAGTTTACGGGAACCCCGCCTCTATTTCTATGCCGCCCTGCTCCTCCAGGCCTTGTTTTTGGTTTTTTTTGGAGGTCGCCGCTTTTTAAAACGCACAAACTCACCTCCTCCCGCCTTTGTTTTTGTCGGGGCCGGATTTTTGGGGCTTATCATAGGGCTTATTTTGATGATGTGGGGGGAATCCCGCTTGGGAGCCCTTTTGTTTTTGTATGGAGGTTTTTTGGGGCCTGTTTTGGGAATCGGATCTTTTTTAATCCCCATGATCTTGGGAAACCCTGTTCCTGCAAATACATGTTCATCCAATGGTCAGGCTGCAGGTAAAAACTGCCCCAAAAGAAAATTGATTCTATCCTTGGGGCTCATTCTTTTTCTTTTTGTGTCCTTTTATCTGGAAGCAAAGGGAATCATCCGTTCTGCCTATCTTTTAAGGGCCAGTGTCGTCAGCTTTGTTCTCTTGAAAAATTTCAGGATCTTAAAAAAACCCACCAACTCGGGGATGCTGGCATGGATTTTACAAATAAGTTGTTGGGCCCTTTTGGTTGGTTTTTGGCCAAGCGTGTTGTGGCCTTCTTTGGCCCTTCATTTCAATCACATTATTTTTATCGGAACGGTTTCCCTGATGATTTTTGGTGTGATCACTCGGGTGAGTTTGGCTCATGGCGGATTTGGTTTTGAACCGGAAAAAAAATCGCGCGCCCTAATGATGGTTTTAATCTTTTTATTGGCGGCCCTTTTGATGAGAGTGATGGCTCCATTCTTTCCGCAGGTTTATTTTTCCCACTTAGCCTACGCATCCATTTTCTGGATTCTGGCCGCCTTTATATGGCTTGCCCGATTCATCAGATGTCTCTTGAAAAATCATTAATTTTTTGGGTGAAAATTAAAGCGGTTGATAGGGGTAATACAAGAGCGTTGCTTCCTCGTTAGCTACAGGAAAACATTCGCTATCGACAAGTCACTTTTCTTATGACTCCCCGTAAAGATTAGCAGCATCTTTTGACCAAACATCTATACTTTTTCTCTTGGTGGCCAAACATGCTTTAGACCCGCATGTTTCACAAACAGCAATATCTTCTTCCATTGTTTTGCGAAGTGCCTCGTACAAATCCATTTCCACCTCAAGAAACGATGCTTTAAGCCCATGTTTTAAAGAAACATGGTAAGCCGCCTCAGTCAGATGCCCCAAAAAATCCTCCGGAAGAATGGCAAATTTTACATGCATTCCGGGCATAAACACCTCCTCATCCCTTAATGAACCTAGTCTTTACACTAAATAATTTCAAACAAAATGACACAAATACATGAAAATTTTCCTATGGCCTCTTTTTGGGGCCCACAAACACGACACTATATGCCTTTATTTCCCCATTTAAAAACCGCCGAACACGAACCTCCATATTGAAATCCTTCTCAAAATCAATGGGATGAACCCCGCGGCATTCTCTTTGGGAACAATTCCTCTTTTGGCCTTGGATCAAGCGGGTGTTCGTTTAGTCCTCACCCGTGTTAAACCTGTATTTCATCCCTATCTAAAAAAATCCATGGCCGGCACGGCTCTTGTTTCGCTGTGGATTTTTTATCTTAAGGGT
This is a stretch of genomic DNA from Deltaproteobacteria bacterium GWA2_45_12. It encodes these proteins:
- a CDS encoding cytochrome C oxidase subunit I, encoding MISNFRTCSVTGLKVDRHTENLVKINAVVAIVALLVGIIAAVGLVLTRWQAVHLLPADMYYRFLTLHGLNMLIFFIIFFEMAILYFAGTVPLNARLPAPKLGYLAFILMLGGAILVDVMVLQGKADVLFTSYVPLRADPLYYLGIIIFAVGALIVSFHFFGAIIIAKKEKTYEGSVPLVTFGALTAAIIAVITLVHGAMIYIPTFLWSLGLMNVDPQIYRMVWWALGHSSQQINVAAMVSVWYLLGGLTVGAVVLNEKISRGAFFLYILFISMASAHHLLVDPGVGPAWKVWNTSYAMYLAVLASMIHGFTVPAGIEMGQRLRGFTKGKLEWIKKAPWGDPAFASLVLSIIIFGFMGGITGVIIGTEQINIIVHNTLRVPGHFHSTVVGGTAFAFMGLTYYVIPLIFRKKISFWKLAKIQPYLFGGGIVLFALSMSTLGIFGVPRRHWDITFSQAPFQVEFNPVVNLLQASMGLGGLLAATGVLSFILIAVVSVFFGKTIQESDLKNPLTVGLPQGILALPKQVHGKGESEEAHKVGAPATMIFVGIFLAVFVLYYFVNWKMLSAVWKIG